One part of the Ornithorhynchus anatinus isolate Pmale09 chromosome 21, mOrnAna1.pri.v4, whole genome shotgun sequence genome encodes these proteins:
- the SNPH gene encoding syntaphilin, translating into MPGGGPGERMTWPGPALPPAAPPRSLSPAGGGAAPAPLTRTQSLLAMTAPLGGRPPPPSSSSSAAATAAPSRRPKVTVPPRPVPSPVLNAQERDSGRHRPRPPEGGGGSGGSGSGGGASSRSSSSNSGSGKGGDSSPTPRRALRYTLCSDNHGVRAPAPEQYLTPLQQKEVSIRHLRARLRDAHDRLQIRDSEVDELKAQLSRMQEDWVEEECQRVEAQLALKEARREIQQLRDVVDAVRAGLAAPDWPDPGPHNRKLDALLQGLAEAEPGQAWGSASAGGSAGGSPARSLTRSSTYTKLSDAGGGDPRPGEPPPGSAEAGVQVSSLRERAMQTDGGAADPGDPGDPRAVTRGPRRAGLPEGGPEGGEAAAPAPPGGYWSRHLVVDLLAVVVPALPTVAWLCRGPRPPGQPLYNVPSLLRGCCTVALGSIRRARCPPADPARPQL; encoded by the exons ATgccgggcgggggtcccggggagaggATGACGTGGCCGGGTCCGGCCCTGCCTCCGGCGGCCCcgccgcggtccctgtccccggcCGGCggaggggccgcccccgcccccctcaccagGACCCAGAGTCTCCTGGCCATGACCGCGCCCCTCGGGGGgcgccccccaccaccctcctcctcctcctccgccgccgccaccgccgccccctcccgcag GCCCAAGGTGACCGTGCCCCCCCggcctgtgccaagccctgtgctcaaCGCTCAGGAGAGAGACAGCGGGAgacaccgtccccgcccccccgag ggaggcggcgggagcggcgggagcgggagcgggggagGCGCCTCCTCCCGCAGTAGCAGCAGCAACTCCGGCTCCGGAAAGGGGGGCGAcagcagccccacccccag GCGGGCGCTGCGCTACACGCTGTGCAGCGACAACCACGGGGTGCGGGCGCCGGCCCCGGAGCAGTACCTGACGCCGCTGCAGCAGAAGGAGGTCAGCATCCGGCACCTGCGCGCCAGGCTCCGGGACGCCCACGACCGCCTGCAGATCCG AGACTCGGAGGTGGACGAGCTGAAGGCTCAGCTGTCGCGCATGCAGGAGgactgggtggaggaggagtgccAGCGGGTGGAGGCGCAGCTGGCCCTGAAGGAGGCCCGCCGCGAGATCCAGCAGCTGCGGGACGTGGTGGACGCCGTGCGGGCCGGCCTGGCCGCCCCCGACTGGCCCGACCCGGGCCCGCACAACCGCAAGCTGGACGCGCTGCTGCAGGGCCTGGCCGAGGCCGAGCCGGGCCAGGCCTGGGGGTCCGCCTCCGCCGGGGGGTCCGCCGGGGGCTCCCCCGCCCGCTCCCTCACCCGCAGCTCCACCTACACCAAGCTGAGCGACGCCGGCGGCGGAGACCCCCGGCCGGGAGAGCCCCCGCCCGGCAGCGCCGAGGCCGGCGTGCAGGTCAGCAGCCTGCGGGAGCGGGCCATGCAGACGGACGGGGGGGCCGcggaccccggggaccccggggacccccgggccgTGACCCGCGGGCCCAGGAGGGCCGGACTCCCGGAGGGCGGcccggagggg ggggaggccgcggcccccgcccccccgggcggcTACTGGAGCCGCCACTTGGTGGTCGACCTGCTGGCCGTggtggtcccggccttgcccacCGTGGCCTGGCTGTGCCGCGGCCCGCGCCCCCCGGGCCAGCCCCTCTATAACGTCCCCTCGCTGCTCCGCGGCTGCTGCACCGTGGCCCTCGGCTCCATCCGCCGGGCCCGCTGcccccccgccgaccccgccCGACCCCAGCTCTGA
- the LOC114806059 gene encoding peptidyl-prolyl cis-trans isomerase FKBP1A produces the protein MGVQVETIAPGDGRTFPKRGQTCVVHYTGLLEDGKKFDSSRDRNKPFKFVMGKQEVIRGWEEGVAQMSVGQRAKMTISPDFAYGATGHPGIIPPNATLVFDVELLKLE, from the exons atggGCGTGCAGGTGGAGACCATCGCCCCCGGAGACG GACGCACCTTCCCGAAGCGCGGCCAGACGTGCGTCGTCCACTACACAG GGTTGCTGGAAGACGGGAAGAAGTTCGACTCGTCGCGGGACAGGAACAAGCCTTTCAAGTTCGTCATGGGCAAACAGGAAGTCATCCGCggctgggaggaaggagtggCTCAG ATGAGCGTGGGCCAGAGAGCCAAGATGACCATCTCGCCCGACTTCGCCTACGGGGCCACCGGCCACCCGGGCATCATCCCGCCCAACGCCACCCTCGTCTTCGACGTGGAGCTCCTCAAGCTGGagtga